Proteins from a genomic interval of Verrucomicrobium sp.:
- a CDS encoding phosphatase PAP2 family protein, which yields MKTWFREGVDLAAAAWRRRPSGRFWLFLALAVAAAACAAHPFEPVLEARCPGASGRAGVWARGFSFWGDFLPGTMALVLLCFLAGAAGPRWRQWRRIGWALFLAAAVAGVPATLLRVSLGRPRPCATAEGVRDGLCGFRSSDRYHSFPSGHAATSFATAGALGAAVPPLMPIALAGAAGVCWSRAYLQRHHLSDLIVGGAWGLAVGFHFGRTARGFREERRQARISAVSSSSRSVL from the coding sequence ATGAAAACGTGGTTTCGGGAAGGCGTTGATCTGGCCGCCGCCGCATGGCGGCGCCGTCCCTCCGGGCGGTTCTGGCTTTTCCTTGCGCTGGCCGTCGCGGCGGCGGCGTGCGCCGCCCACCCGTTCGAGCCCGTTTTGGAGGCGCGCTGCCCCGGCGCGTCTGGGCGCGCCGGCGTCTGGGCGCGGGGCTTTAGTTTCTGGGGCGATTTCCTGCCCGGCACCATGGCGCTGGTGCTGCTCTGCTTCCTGGCGGGAGCCGCCGGGCCGCGGTGGCGGCAATGGCGCCGCATCGGCTGGGCGCTCTTCCTCGCCGCGGCGGTGGCGGGCGTTCCGGCCACGCTGCTGCGCGTCTCGCTGGGGCGGCCCCGGCCCTGCGCCACGGCGGAGGGCGTCCGCGACGGGCTTTGCGGCTTCCGTTCCTCCGACCGCTACCACAGCTTTCCCTCCGGCCACGCGGCGACGTCCTTTGCCACGGCGGGCGCGCTCGGCGCGGCAGTGCCGCCGCTCATGCCGATCGCCTTGGCGGGCGCGGCGGGGGTCTGCTGGTCGCGCGCTTACTTGCAGCGCCACCACCTTTCCGACCTGATCGTCGGCGGGGCGTGGGGCCTTGCCGTCGGCTTCCACTTCGGGCGGACGGCGCGCGGATTCCGCGAGGAGCGGCGTCAGGCCAGGATTTCCGCCGTCTCTTCCAGCTCGCGGTCGGTGTTGTAG
- a CDS encoding aminotransferase class V-fold PLP-dependent enzyme, with product MAEAVAQTALGGMAETQEPEAAKRMVEEARASCAALFGAQAEEIAFVGPTAVGLSLVAAGIDWQPGDEVVYYAEDYPSNVYPWTDLARQGVKPVAVETPVSGHLTPELVFAALTSRTRLVALPSCHFLTGYRVDVKTIGRELARRDILFCVDAIQSLGATPLDAADFDFLSAGAHKWLLGPLGSGVFYVKKSRFDLLRPILLGSMNVVSPRFIPQKEIAFPAHARRYEAGGLNVAGIAGLNAAAGLLGAVGVERIAERLLSLHAYAADLLRHAGFTVLSDAFPEEAKSGIITAHKPGTDLKPLFDRLEARNIAASLRWDAKGNGYLRFSPHFYNTDRELEETAEILA from the coding sequence GTGGCGGAGGCCGTCGCCCAGACGGCCCTGGGCGGCATGGCGGAGACGCAGGAGCCGGAGGCCGCCAAGCGGATGGTGGAGGAGGCGCGCGCCTCCTGCGCCGCCCTCTTCGGCGCCCAGGCGGAGGAGATCGCCTTCGTCGGGCCCACCGCCGTCGGCCTCAGCCTGGTCGCCGCCGGGATCGATTGGCAGCCGGGGGACGAGGTCGTCTACTACGCGGAGGACTACCCCTCCAACGTCTATCCCTGGACCGACCTGGCCCGCCAGGGCGTGAAGCCCGTGGCCGTCGAGACGCCGGTCTCCGGCCACCTCACGCCGGAATTGGTCTTCGCCGCGCTGACGTCCCGGACCCGCCTCGTCGCCCTGCCCAGCTGCCACTTCCTCACCGGCTACCGCGTCGACGTGAAGACGATCGGCCGGGAGCTGGCGCGCCGGGACATCCTCTTCTGCGTCGACGCCATCCAGTCCCTCGGCGCCACCCCGCTGGACGCCGCCGACTTCGACTTCCTCTCCGCCGGGGCGCACAAGTGGCTGCTGGGGCCCCTGGGTTCCGGCGTTTTCTACGTGAAGAAAAGCCGTTTCGACCTCCTGCGGCCCATACTCCTCGGCTCGATGAACGTCGTCTCCCCCCGCTTCATCCCGCAGAAGGAGATCGCCTTCCCCGCCCACGCCCGGCGCTATGAGGCGGGCGGGCTAAACGTGGCGGGCATCGCCGGGCTCAACGCCGCCGCCGGGCTGCTCGGCGCGGTCGGCGTCGAGCGGATCGCCGAACGGCTCCTCTCCCTGCACGCCTACGCGGCCGACCTCCTGCGCCACGCCGGGTTCACCGTCCTCTCCGACGCGTTCCCGGAGGAGGCCAAGAGCGGCATCATCACCGCGCACAAGCCGGGAACCGACCTAAAGCCGCTCTTCGACCGGCTGGAGGCGCGGAACATCGCCGCCTCCCTGCGCTGGGACGCCAAGGGGAACGGCTACCTGCGCTTCTCCCCCCACTTCTACAACACCGACCGCGAGCTGGAAGAGACGGCGGAAATCCTGGCCTGA
- the nifS gene encoding cysteine desulfurase NifS — translation MTTPRAYLDHNATTPIAPEVFEAMVPFLTEQYGNPSSAYDFGKSAGAAVARAREQLASLLNCEPRELLFTSCGTESDNAAILSALRTTGKKHLVTTQVEHSAVHKLCEDLETRGYRVTWLPVAEDGTLDPSQVDEAIHDDTAVVSVMWANNETGVLFPVEEIAALCRTRGVLFHTDAVQTVGKLPIDLSGGQGPDFLALSGHKLHAPKGIGALYIRSGVRFVPFQIGGGQERERRGGTENVPYIVGLGRAAELSAENLLEEETRTRALRDKLEAALLRVPGAARNGHATLRLPNTASLRFEGVEAEAALLALNKRGICASAGSACTTGNLAPSHVLTAMGLSAADARGTLRFSLSHMTTDAEIDYALGAIPEAIAEVRSHLPATLQPK, via the coding sequence ATGACGACGCCTCGGGCCTACCTCGACCACAACGCGACCACCCCCATCGCCCCCGAGGTCTTCGAGGCCATGGTCCCCTTCCTCACCGAGCAGTACGGCAACCCCTCCAGCGCCTACGACTTCGGCAAAAGCGCCGGGGCCGCCGTCGCCCGCGCGCGGGAGCAGCTCGCCTCCCTCCTCAATTGCGAGCCGCGCGAACTCCTCTTCACCAGCTGCGGCACCGAGTCCGACAATGCCGCCATCCTCTCCGCCCTGCGCACGACGGGGAAGAAGCACCTCGTCACCACGCAGGTGGAGCATTCCGCCGTCCACAAGCTCTGCGAGGACCTGGAGACGCGCGGCTACCGGGTGACCTGGCTGCCCGTCGCCGAGGACGGCACGCTCGACCCCTCCCAGGTCGACGAGGCGATCCACGACGACACCGCCGTCGTCAGCGTCATGTGGGCCAACAACGAGACCGGCGTCCTCTTCCCCGTGGAGGAGATCGCCGCCCTCTGCCGCACGCGCGGCGTCCTCTTCCACACCGACGCGGTGCAGACCGTCGGCAAGCTCCCCATCGACCTCTCCGGCGGCCAGGGGCCCGACTTCCTGGCCCTCTCCGGCCACAAGCTCCACGCCCCCAAGGGCATCGGCGCCCTCTACATCCGCTCCGGCGTCCGCTTCGTCCCCTTCCAGATCGGCGGCGGGCAGGAACGGGAACGGCGCGGCGGCACGGAAAACGTCCCCTACATCGTCGGCCTGGGCCGCGCGGCGGAGCTTTCCGCCGAGAATCTGCTGGAGGAGGAAACCCGCACCCGCGCCCTGCGCGACAAGCTGGAGGCCGCCCTCCTGCGCGTCCCCGGCGCGGCCCGCAACGGCCACGCCACGCTCCGCCTGCCGAACACGGCCAGCCTCCGCTTCGAGGGGGTGGAGGCCGAGGCGGCCCTCCTGGCCCTCAACAAGCGCGGCATCTGCGCCTCCGCCGGGTCGGCGTGCACCACGGGGAACCTCGCCCCCTCCCACGTCCTCACCGCCATGGGCCTTTCCGCCGCCGACGCGCGCGGCACCCTCCGCTTCTCCCTTTCCCACATGACGACCGACGCGGAGATCGACTACGCCCTGGGCGCGATCCCGGAGGCGATCGCCGAGGTCCGCAGCCACCTGCCCGCCACGCTCCAGCCGAAGTAG
- a CDS encoding polyprenol monophosphomannose synthase: MGRALIVIPTYRELNNLRELLPHLAAYRDRFDILLVNDEAGDGTGDWVRTHPDYGQTLFLLERPGKQGLGTAYREGFRWALARDYASVFEMDADLSHAPDALPALLAALETCDVVVGSRYLEGVRILNWPISRLLLSLTAAQYARFLTGLPLTDPTSGFKGFRRRVLERIDLGRVHSTGYAFQIEMNFLAWWKGFRLAEVPIVFTDRHEGDSKMSGAIVREAVWEVFRLGLRRLFSKRATRP, from the coding sequence GTGGGCCGCGCGCTGATCGTCATCCCGACCTACCGGGAGCTGAACAACCTCCGGGAGCTTCTCCCGCACCTGGCCGCGTACCGGGACCGCTTCGACATCCTTCTGGTCAACGACGAGGCCGGGGACGGCACCGGCGACTGGGTCCGCACCCATCCCGACTACGGCCAGACCCTTTTCCTTTTGGAACGCCCCGGCAAGCAGGGCCTGGGCACCGCCTACCGGGAAGGCTTCCGCTGGGCGCTGGCGCGGGACTACGCCTCCGTCTTCGAGATGGACGCCGACCTCTCCCACGCGCCCGACGCCCTGCCCGCGCTCCTGGCCGCCCTGGAGACGTGCGACGTCGTCGTCGGCTCCCGCTACCTGGAAGGGGTCCGCATCCTCAACTGGCCCATCTCCCGCCTCCTCCTCTCCCTCACCGCCGCCCAATACGCCCGCTTTCTCACCGGGCTGCCGCTGACCGACCCCACGAGCGGGTTCAAGGGCTTCCGCCGCCGGGTCCTGGAGCGGATCGACCTGGGCCGCGTCCACTCCACCGGCTACGCCTTCCAGATCGAAATGAACTTCCTGGCCTGGTGGAAAGGCTTCCGCCTCGCCGAAGTGCCGATCGTCTTCACCGACCGGCACGAGGGCGACTCCAAGATGTCCGGCGCCATCGTCCGCGAAGCGGTGTGGGAGGTCTTCCGGCTCGGGTTGCGGCGGCTTTTCTCGAAACGGGCAACAAGGCCGTAG
- a CDS encoding glycosyltransferase family 9 protein translates to MAKALVFNLSGLGDTLFFLPALAAWKRADPGLRVTALTMFPSVRELLENVDLVDEVIDHDFLAGSKAGGLAFFLGLRRRRFDWGVIPYGSNRLEYNLANFLSGPARRLAHRYRRDPLGSLGFLNQVRAPQRPDRHAVEGNLDLLAAAGLRPAGLSGEWPRAALRIPAAAEAAAARRWAEMEAWRAGRAVVAVHAGSNPLKNQNRRCYPPRRFAEALREIARHRPGAAFLLFEGASDRERTDLLAAALPPELARRAAPESILECAALLDRCAAFIGNDAGLLHLASFRGLPSVALFGPTNPAYVRPWGVPHRVVSLGLPCQPCFEYSAKPLSCPAGIDFACVQDLPPQRVAEAFLDLRPA, encoded by the coding sequence ATGGCAAAGGCCCTCGTCTTCAACCTCTCCGGCCTGGGTGACACCCTTTTCTTTCTCCCCGCCCTGGCCGCCTGGAAGCGGGCCGATCCCGGGCTGCGCGTCACGGCGCTGACCATGTTCCCCTCCGTGCGGGAGCTTTTGGAAAACGTCGACTTGGTGGACGAGGTGATCGACCACGATTTCCTGGCCGGGTCGAAGGCGGGGGGTCTCGCCTTTTTCCTGGGGCTGCGGCGGCGGCGCTTCGACTGGGGCGTCATCCCCTACGGCTCCAACCGCCTGGAATACAACCTGGCCAATTTCCTTTCCGGTCCCGCCCGCCGCCTGGCCCACCGCTACCGCCGGGACCCGCTCGGCAGCCTCGGCTTTCTCAACCAGGTCCGCGCCCCGCAGCGGCCGGACCGCCACGCGGTGGAGGGAAACCTCGACCTCCTGGCCGCGGCGGGGCTCAGGCCGGCCGGGTTGTCCGGGGAGTGGCCGCGCGCCGCCCTCCGCATCCCGGCGGCGGCGGAGGCGGCCGCCGCGCGGCGCTGGGCGGAGATGGAGGCGTGGCGCGCGGGGCGCGCGGTCGTCGCCGTCCATGCGGGGTCCAATCCGCTTAAAAACCAGAACCGCCGCTGCTACCCGCCGAGGCGCTTCGCCGAGGCGCTGCGGGAAATCGCGCGGCACCGGCCCGGCGCCGCCTTCCTCCTCTTCGAGGGGGCGAGCGACCGGGAGCGGACCGACCTTTTGGCCGCCGCGCTGCCGCCGGAGCTGGCCCGCCGCGCCGCGCCGGAGAGCATCCTGGAGTGCGCCGCGCTTCTCGACCGCTGCGCCGCCTTCATCGGGAATGACGCGGGGCTCCTCCATTTGGCTTCCTTCCGGGGGCTCCCCTCCGTGGCGCTCTTCGGGCCGACGAACCCGGCCTACGTCCGCCCCTGGGGCGTGCCGCACCGGGTCGTCTCCCTGGGGTTGCCCTGCCAGCCCTGCTTCGAATATTCCGCCAAGCCCCTCTCCTGCCCGGCGGGCATCGACTTCGCCTGCGTCCAGGACCTGCCGCCGCAGCGGGTGGCGGAGGCGTTTTTAGACCTGCGTCCGGCGTAG